In Xylanibacillus composti, a single genomic region encodes these proteins:
- a CDS encoding glycoside hydrolase family 113 yields MKYIKGVTFGWMARKGDFLKEEAKDSLRLLKERTSADTVIVALAALQDTAQSEEIDYIGDHMVSDEELETMIRYAQSLGLRVIMKPAVNCRNGTWRAHINFFDLEVPCEPKWSNWFRSYTEYQVHYAKLAERTGCEMFIIGCEMVQTERREEEWRQTVRAVREHFSGLITYNTDKYQESNVKWWDELDVISSSGYYPIDDWDNQLARIKKVVDRYQMPFFFAEAGCMSTEGSAQVPNDWGLPGKLSLEEQERYYKVMTQKLREQPWIEGIGVWDWSALLYPAEKAAEDSKYALYNKPAEKVLKAFFESL; encoded by the coding sequence ATGAAGTACATCAAAGGCGTAACTTTCGGATGGATGGCAAGGAAGGGCGATTTTCTCAAGGAAGAGGCCAAGGATTCATTGAGGCTGCTGAAAGAGCGTACGAGCGCGGACACGGTCATTGTGGCGCTGGCCGCCTTGCAGGACACAGCTCAATCGGAAGAAATCGACTATATAGGCGATCATATGGTGAGCGATGAAGAATTGGAGACGATGATCCGTTATGCCCAGTCGCTCGGACTTCGCGTCATCATGAAGCCGGCGGTCAACTGCCGCAATGGCACTTGGCGCGCTCATATCAATTTCTTCGATTTGGAGGTTCCGTGCGAGCCGAAGTGGAGCAATTGGTTCCGCAGTTATACGGAATATCAGGTGCACTATGCAAAGCTGGCAGAACGCACAGGATGCGAGATGTTCATCATCGGCTGTGAGATGGTGCAAACCGAGCGGCGGGAGGAGGAATGGCGGCAGACCGTGCGTGCTGTCCGGGAGCACTTCTCTGGCCTGATCACGTACAATACGGATAAATACCAGGAAAGCAATGTGAAATGGTGGGACGAGCTTGATGTGATCTCCTCCAGCGGTTACTACCCGATTGACGATTGGGACAACCAGCTGGCGCGCATCAAGAAGGTCGTCGACCGCTACCAGATGCCGTTCTTCTTCGCAGAGGCCGGCTGCATGAGTACAGAAGGCTCCGCGCAAGTGCCGAACGACTGGGGGCTCCCGGGCAAGCTTAGCCTTGAGGAACAGGAGCGCTATTACAAGGTTATGACACAAAAGCTGCGCGAGCAGCCTTGGATCGAAGGGATCGGTGTCTGGGATTGGAGCGCGCTGTTGTATCCGGCTGAGAAAGCGGCGGAGGATAGTAAATACGCCTTGTACAACAAGCCGGCAGAAAAAGTGCTGAAAGCGTTCTTCGAGTCATTGTAA
- a CDS encoding carbohydrate ABC transporter permease, which produces MEKAKYTFFSVLKYGSLLLGAFAALLPLVVVLFTSFKSREEMANSTALTPPEDWLNFDNYKRAFFEGNMTVGFMNTVIVLTISIGGAILIGTMIAYILSRFEFKGKNVIMALFLFAVLIPGVTTQVATFQIINDLGLFNTRASAILLFMGTDIISIYIFIQFINQISNQLDESAMLDGASYLTIFGRIILPLLKPAIATVFIVKGVAIYNDFYIPFLYMPKEDLQVVSTALFKFKGPYGTQWEIISAGIMIVILPTLIAFLSLQKYIYNGFTQGAVK; this is translated from the coding sequence ATGGAGAAAGCCAAATACACATTTTTTTCTGTCTTGAAGTACGGTTCGCTGCTGCTTGGGGCTTTCGCGGCATTGCTGCCGCTGGTTGTGGTGTTGTTCACCTCTTTTAAGTCGCGTGAGGAAATGGCCAACTCTACGGCGCTGACGCCGCCGGAGGACTGGTTGAACTTTGATAACTACAAACGAGCATTTTTCGAAGGGAATATGACGGTCGGCTTCATGAATACGGTGATCGTGCTGACGATTTCGATCGGAGGAGCCATTCTGATCGGGACGATGATCGCCTATATTTTAAGCCGATTCGAATTCAAGGGAAAGAATGTCATCATGGCGCTGTTCCTGTTCGCGGTCTTGATTCCGGGGGTTACGACACAGGTGGCAACCTTCCAAATTATCAACGATTTGGGGTTGTTCAATACGCGGGCATCGGCGATATTGCTGTTCATGGGGACGGACATTATTTCAATTTATATTTTCATCCAGTTCATCAATCAGATTTCGAACCAGCTGGACGAGTCGGCGATGCTGGACGGCGCATCCTACTTAACGATTTTCGGCAGAATTATATTGCCGCTGCTGAAACCGGCGATTGCGACGGTGTTTATCGTGAAGGGCGTGGCGATCTACAACGACTTCTATATTCCGTTCCTGTATATGCCGAAGGAAGATCTGCAGGTCGTATCGACTGCGTTGTTCAAGTTCAAGGGACCGTACGGAACGCAGTGGGAAATTATTAGCGCGGGCATCATGATCGTTATTCTGCCGACGCTGATCGCCTTCCTGTCCTTGCAGAAATATATCTATAATGGCTTTACGCAAGGCGCTGTGAAGTAA
- a CDS encoding glycoside hydrolase family 130 protein — protein MSESPNQVKIIGASLPNMPWEEKPEGYRGPVWRHSANPVIARNPVKGIARIFNSAVAPYEGKFVGVFRAETVNGRPHLHLGWSDDALHWQIEEERIPFVDESGKSYMPLYAYDPRLVKVEDTYYIIWCTDFYGASLGLAKTKDFKTFVRMENPFLPFNRNGVLFPKKIHGNFAMLSRPSDSGHTPFGDIFLSESPDLLYWGKHRHVMSKGGHGWWQALKIGGGPAPIETTIGWLMFYHGVTQTCNGYVYSMGSVILDKDEPSKVKYRCQNYVLTPEEWYEERGFVDNVIFPCATLHDADTGRIAIYYGAADTYVGLAYTTVEEIVAYTIEHHETLGDDAELGRL, from the coding sequence ATGAGCGAATCACCAAATCAAGTCAAAATTATAGGGGCTTCGCTTCCGAATATGCCATGGGAAGAGAAGCCGGAAGGATATCGCGGACCGGTATGGCGACATTCTGCGAATCCGGTTATTGCACGCAACCCGGTAAAAGGCATAGCCCGTATATTCAACAGCGCCGTTGCGCCCTATGAAGGCAAGTTCGTTGGCGTATTTCGCGCGGAGACGGTAAATGGCCGCCCGCACCTCCACTTGGGATGGAGCGATGATGCGCTGCATTGGCAGATTGAAGAGGAGCGCATACCATTCGTCGATGAATCCGGCAAAAGTTACATGCCGCTCTATGCCTACGATCCTCGGCTTGTGAAGGTCGAGGACACTTATTATATCATTTGGTGCACAGACTTCTATGGCGCTTCCCTGGGCTTGGCGAAGACGAAGGATTTCAAGACATTCGTCCGTATGGAAAATCCATTCCTTCCGTTCAATCGCAACGGGGTGTTGTTCCCCAAGAAGATCCATGGCAACTTTGCCATGCTGTCGCGTCCGAGCGACAGCGGCCATACGCCGTTCGGGGACATTTTCCTCAGCGAAAGCCCGGATCTGCTCTATTGGGGCAAGCACCGCCATGTCATGAGCAAGGGCGGTCACGGCTGGTGGCAAGCCTTGAAGATAGGCGGCGGACCTGCCCCGATTGAAACGACGATCGGCTGGCTCATGTTCTACCATGGAGTCACGCAGACGTGCAACGGGTATGTCTACAGCATGGGCTCCGTCATTCTGGACAAGGATGAGCCTTCCAAGGTGAAATACCGCTGCCAGAACTATGTGCTCACCCCGGAAGAATGGTACGAGGAAAGAGGCTTTGTCGACAATGTCATCTTCCCTTGCGCGACCCTGCATGACGCAGACACCGGGCGTATCGCCATCTACTATGGCGCGGCTGACACATACGTCGGCTTGGCCTATACGACTGTAGAAGAGATTGTCGCGTACACCATTGAGCATCACGAGACTCTAGGCGACGATGCAGAGTTGGGCAGGCTGTAA